AGCTCTCTTGGCGATTGGTGTTGAGAAGGCTTTCAATAATGTCAACTGGAGGTGGCTGGGAGAAGTCATACAAGGGATGAGGATTCGGGGGCCCTTTAGCAAGGGTTAGCCTGCCAGGTTTCCTATCTGGCCCGATCAGTCTTCAGAAGGGAACAAAGCAATATTCTTCAATATTGCCTTTGAGCCTTTGGCCCAATACTTAATTCAATCAGACATATATGAGGGTGTAAGGGTGGGGAGGAAGGAAGTGAAACTTACCTGCTTTACAGATGGTCTTCTACTATTCTTACACTCCACCGCCACCGCCACTTGGAGAgagtactaaatgctatcttgtaCTTTGGCGCTATCACAGGGTATAAGATTAACATCACTAAAAGCCAGCCATTATTCCTACAAGGGGGTAAGCCCAAGAGCCCTTCTCAATATAAGGTGGAATTAGCACCCGGTCATCTTACTTACCTGGGGATAAAGATAGGTAGGTGCTTCTCCCCTCTTTACACTTTAAACTTTCATCCGCTGTTTTGCAGGATTGAATAGAAACTGGAGAGATGGTCAAATCTACCACTTTCCTTTCTAGGCAGGATTCATCTATTAAAGGTGGTGAGCTTCGCTAGATTGCTATACCCATTGTAGACAATCCCTCTACTTATTCTCCATGTAGATATTAATAGGTTACAATCAGCCTTTACCTCTTTTCTATGGAAAAAGAAGAGACATCGTATAGCCTATGCAAAACATTGTATGCTTAAATGGGAGGGAGGGCTTCAGCTGCCTAACATTAGTAATTATCATCTGGCCGATTCGGTCGGGCACATACGGGATTGGATATGGGATACATCTCACTTCTCAaccctatctctagaacaggcaTTGGTAGCCCCCCAAATCCTGGCTTCTATTAAACATAGGGTACTTACACCCGTGGCTACCTGGAAAGCTATAAGCAAAATATACAAGCTTCCTATATATCTCTATCCGTATATGCGTTTATGGTCTCTCCCCACTTTTCCACAGGGAAGACAGAACAAACTGTTTAAGGAATGGAGAGAGCTGGGAATTAAGACATTAAAGGATCTGCTATCAGCGCTGAAAATTTCAGTCTGAATACCAGCTGAAAACATCTCTTCAGCTACCATTTCTCCTTACCACATCATATTGTAAAGCACAGGCAGGGTATGTTGGGGGATCCTGAACGACTAACTTGGTGGCAATGAGTTAGCCTCCAAAATGAGGGAAGGTATGGACAAGATAAGACTGGTGGTTAGCAGTGACCAGTGGAAGGAGATGCATTTCCATATTATGCACAATGCCACATATGCCTTCGATCTCTCATATATggatgcacctgcccataaccTTAGATGGTGTCCCAAGTGTAATCTACAGAAAGCAGTGTTACTTCATGGATTGTGAGAATGTCCCAACTTACACTCTGTATGGCTTCAGGTTCTCCAGTATAACAAAGACCTCTGGGGTACAGAAGTACGACCtaccccacaacagtgcatctTTCACTATATCTCTAGGGATCAAGAAGCTGACACATCAAACATAGTTGCAACAAAGGGAGTTCATCTGGTTTTATTATCAATTAAGAAGTGCATATTGAGACATTGGTTATAATCCTCTGTCCCGACCATGGAAGAGGTCTTGGGCACTATGATGTACCTCCTTTAAATGGACAGGTTAGGTACAGAAAGACATAAGGAAAAAGCCAAGGAAAGATTCTTCTCCAAGTGGAGGAAGTTCGTGGACCACTCATTGACTGATACGGAGGTAGGGGATCTGATGGACCACTTCAAACACACTGCATGGTATTTGTAGGCTCAGTTAAGGGGAAAGTAGGTTAGATTGGTTCTAGCAGTGTAAGGGATCCTCCCTGGAGACCAAGAATCAAGCCTGACAAAGGCATAAGGAACCTTGTTacaagggtattcccatcacatacaatggaggcatacgtccccattgtctgataggtgggggtcacacctctgggacccgcatctacaaCGAGAAtgaagcggggagagctgtggctggaggaccccagatttcccagggtccgtccaccaccaagcgctgctccccactgctcccatagaagtgaatgggagtacaccgcgcacgcgcggcccctgctcccattaatttccatggggcagacggaaatagccgagccagcgctcagctattttcggcggccccatagaaatgaatggagggtggctgctcatgcgcagtgcgccctccgtacATTTCCCTGCTCCGTTATCAttctcctagcgatatgcctctattgtctgagatggcaaaacccctttaactttggacaagttgagttggggggggggggatagaaaatggagataaaggAGATTTTTATATACAAGAGATCACTCTACAAATGGGTACTTTGTCTGGTATAAAATGCCCATGAGGATTTAAAGAACGTATTGCATGGTATCTCAGCTAGTTGAAAGGGGAGTATACCATGATGTATGACCTGTATTATCTATGTATGATATCTCCTGATCTCAATAGAAAAATGTTTAAActtcccccaccccccccccccaaaaaaaaaggtcgTCTGCTCTCACCTGATTGTCacccattgattgaaaacactGGACTCCAATTTCcccttcaaattatctgctaatcctatAGGTTCACATACCTTTGCCTCTCACAGACAGACCTCGAATCGAATCATGttcctccaaaaataaatgaccacctaagctTTATGGCTCATTTGTTTTACAGGTAATCTATCTACTTTTAAGacttgaaaatctgatgtagttttagctcAAATGTATGCAGAATTATAGAAAATTcttctgggtttacaaacttataAGCAACATTCTACCTTTTTATAgactttcttaatttttttttttcaatattgttGTATGGTCTGGATAGAATTATTAACTCTACAAGCGATTATATTCTGGGACCTCTGCAGAGAAAGAACTAATGAATACTATGGGAAAATTAGTAAGCGCTTCATAAGCTGGTCTGAGTGCAAAGTCCGCTACCATAAAATCCACAAAATTCTTAAGAGGTTAATGCAAAGTTAGGAACGTCAGTGCACCAGAAACTTAAATCTACATTTACATCTATTGGGTGGGTAGATGCCACCCACTTTTGGAAATGTGGCAAGCGTGGTgtaaaattattaatatttttgtgCATACTGTAACTGGTATTGAAACATTTTTCACCCACTATGGTgttctaattttaattttttttataagtgcATGTGATTTTACTGACTGAAACTGGcattagggtgagttcacatctGCGATAGTTATTTTTGTTCTTCTTCTCCAttagaggagcagaacaacaaaaataactGTATTTTGCACATAACGAACGACCTAGACGAACGTAGCTGAACAGaaaccattgactacaatggagtcTGTTCAGTTTCCATTCAAAATACTATTTTATTactggacaaaaaagtcctgcttttttttttttttacattatatgtGACTGAGGCCCCGAACAGAGCCTGTGAAAAAGCCCTTAACTGTTTTCTTCTATCTGCTATATACTTTTGTCTCAGTAAAGCTTAAATGGTTAATAAAAATATGAATCAATTTATTTGGGAAAATAAGAACATTTGTTCCATTTTCAGATGAAGACGGGATGAGCGACTCCAATGGACACCTCCATTTATCTTCATGTCATGAAGCAGAAGATAACAATACCACACAAGCTAATTCAATAGCTCCTAATCAACCCTCAGTCCTTCATGGGGGAGATCTATCCACCGATACCGCTGGTCACAAGAAACCttcacctgatcaatcactgattGGCAAACAAATAACCGGACATAACTGGGAGGAAATATTTTCACATGGGAAACATTTTGAAAAGAAATCTAACCTTTCTTTGCATGAGACAAATCACAGAGATCAAAGGGCATTTTCATGCttagaatgtggaaaatcttttacCAGGAAATTCATTCTAGtagaacatcagagaattcacacaggggagaagccacatTTATGTCcacaatgtggaaaatgttttagtcGGAAATCGGATTTTGATAGAcaccagagaactcacacaggaaagaaaccattttcatgcttagaatgtgggaaatgttttattcaaAAATCGGATTTTgatagacatcagagaactcacacaggggagaagccgtttccatgttcagaatgtgggaagcgttttagtcagaaatcacgtcttgtggaacatctaagagtccacacaggagagaagccattttcatgttccgaATGTGGAACATGTTTTACTCATAAATCCGCTCTGCTTcatcatcagagaactcacaaaaCAGAGAAAACGTTTCTATGCTCAGAATGTGGAGCATGTTTTGTCAATAACACAAATCATCAGATTTCACAATGCGGGGCATGTTTTAGTCAAACTCACACAgaagagaaaccattttcatgttctgaatgtgataAGTGTTTTAGTCGGAAATCCTCTCTGGTGGAACatctaagaattcacacaggagtgaaaccattttcatgccctgaatgtgggaaatgttttagtcaaaAATTATATCTTCATAgacatcagagagttcacacaggagtgaaaccattttcatgctcagaatgtgggaaatgttttattcaaAAATCAGATCTTGATAGACATcatagaactcacacaggagagaagccatattcatgttcagaatgtggaaaatgttttagtcAAAAATTATATCTTAATaggcatcagagaactcacacaggagagaaaccattttatgtcctgaatgtgggaagtgttttcatCAGAAATGAACATTTGGGGGCAATCTAAGATTTGAACCAGGAGAGAGGCcagtgtgggaaatgttttagcctGAAATTGGTTCTTAGAcaccagagaactcacacaggagaaaaaacaTTGTAATGTTTAGATTGTAGGAAATGTGGCAGGTGTAGAGCTTCTTTGTAGTACCTGCTCCCTAACAATGCCTTCTGATGTCTACATAACATTATATTACATGAACTTTATACATCATACTATACTGTACAATACAAGAAAGAATACGAGTCGCAGGTCCCTTTATCATCTTACTTCTTAAGGACCCTTGATGATGACACAATCAGTTGATCAGTCACACTCATAGACCAATGGTAGATATTCTGTTTTCATAATAGTAGGAACATATCCAAGGATTAAATCAGTGGTGGTCCCCACCTATCACAAGAATGGGGTCCACGTACAATGCAGGTCCCCCAAAATGAGCTAAGCTGGAGGATGGGCATGCACACTCGTCGCTCCATTTATCTCTATAGGACTTGTCAGAAATAGCCGAGCACAGTTTTTTTGCTATCTCCAGTATTGCAGTGTATGGTTAACTCCCCAATGATCAGGCCAATTttcctttttgtatttttgttttttccttctcACTTTCCAAGTtacataactttttaaatttttcgtTCGCTTAATTTTTGCAGTTGTCTtttttaatgacaccatttaatttATCATATCTTCCATTGAAAAATGGGAAAATATTCTTTGTGGggtgaaactgaaaaaaatgcaattctgccaaaGGTTCTTTAggtattgttttttttaattcacgGTGCACTAAAAATCACATGACGTCAAGTCAATAATTAATACAATTATGGCAACACCAAATTTTAATGTTTTTACTATGTTGtactacttaaccccttaaggacgcagggcgtactggtacgccctatttcccgagtccttaaggactcagggcgtaccggtacgtcctaactttaaatgaagattccggcgccgcgggggttaatgggaacgggatgccggctgaaatcattcagccggcatcctgtcacaacgccagggggggtcatgtgaccccccctatcggcgatcgccgcaaaccgcaggtcaattcagacctgcggtttgctgcgctttttgcagtttctgatccccgcggtcagctaccagaaactttagtgtccctcaaacatagattttacacccccccctgcacccctgcatgagggGAGTTGCGGGCGGTgctgcaggcgggatcgcgatcccccgcccttctcctcttgaaaattcgttggcgtctagtgggtataccagggtgtcagcacattgctgacaccctggtataaacggctgacatctgtgcaaagttaacagtaagagggagctccctccctctcccatcggggggctgcagtgcctttgcagcaccccgatggagagggagagagctcccagacagccccccgacagccccgtccttacccttccccgtctgcgaagttctgaccagtactgagcagacggggaaggttcccatggcaacaggacaccgtctcaggcatcctgctgtccatggtgctaaaggcagagatctgttcagacaaagtgtaagtaaaatacagtacagtaccctatatagtgtactgtactgtattatacagacatcagatccactggatcttcaagaaccaaatgggtctgggttaaaaaaaaaagttaaaaaaaagtaaaaatcaaaaaacacatttatgactgattaaaaatgaaaaaaataaaattccctacacatgtttggtatcgccgcgtccgtaacgacctgatctataaaacggtcatgttactttccccgcacggtgaacgccataaaaataaaaaaataaaaactattaggaaattgaaattttgcccaccttacttcccaaaagagtaccaatcaaaccgtcatctcatcccgcaaaaatcataccctacccaagataatcgcccaaaaactgaaaaaactatgtctctcagactatggaaacactaaaacatgattttttttgtttcaaaaatgaaatcattgtgtaaaacttaaataaataaaaaaaaagtatacatattaggtattgccgcgtccgtatcgaccggctatataaaaatatcacatgacctaacccctcaggtgaccaccgtaaaaaaattaaaacaaaaacggtgtaaaaaaagccattttttgtcatcttacatcacaaaaagtgtaatagcaagcgatcaaaaagtcatatgcaccccaaaatagtgccaatcaaactgtcatctcattccacaaaaaatgagaccctacttaagataatcgcccaaaaactgaaaaaactttggctcttagactatggagacactaaaaaaaaatttgggttttaaaaatgaaatcattgtgtaaaacttacataaataaaaaaattgtatacatattaggtatcgccgcgtccgtgacaacctgctctataaaattaccacatgatctaacctgtcagatgaatgttggaaataacaaaaaaaaaaacgtgccaaaaaatctatttcttgttaccttgccgcacaaaaaagtgtaatatagagcaaccaaaaatcatatgtaccctaaactagtaccaacaaaatgccaccctatcccgtagtttctaaaatggggtcacttttttggagtttctactctgggggtgcatcaggggggcttcaaatgggacatggtgtcaaaaaaaccagtccagcaaaatctgccttccaaaaaccgtatggcattcctttccttctgcaccctgccgcgtgcccgtacagcggtttacgaccacatattgggtgtttctgtaaactacagtatcagggtcataaataatgagttttgttaggctgttaacccttgctttgtaactggaaaaaaaatattaaaatggaaaatctgccaaaaaagtgaaattttgaaattgtatctctattttccattaaatcttgtgcaacacctaaagggttaacaaagtttgtaaaatcagttttgaataccttgaggggtgtagtttcttatatggggtcacttttatggagtttctattctaggggtgcatcaggggggcttcaaatgggacatggtgtcaaaaaaccagtccattaaaatctgccttccaaaaaccatacggcgcacctttcactctacgccctgctgtgtggccgtacagcagtttacggccacatatggggtgtttctgtaaactacagaatcagggccataaataatgagttttgtttggctgttaacccttgctttgtaactggaaaaaaaatattaaaatggaaaatctgccaaaaaagtgaaattttgaaattgtatctctattttccattaaatcttgtgcaacacctaaagggttaacaaagtttgtaaaatcagttttgaataccttgaggggtgtagtttcttatatggggtcacttttatggagtttctactctaggggtgcatcaggggggcttcaaatgggacatggtgtcaaaaaaccagtccagcaaaatctggcttccaaaaaccatacggcgcacctttccctctacgccctactgtgtgcccgtacagtagtttacggccacatatggggtgtttctgtaaacggcaatcagggcaataaagatacagtcttgtttggctgttaacccttgctttgttagtggaaaaaatgggttaaaatggaaaattaggcaaaaaaatgaaattctcaaatttcatccccatttgccaataactcttgtgcaacacctaaagggttaacgaagtttgtaaaatcagttttgaatatcttgaggggtgtagtttatagaatggggtcatttttgggcggtttctattatgtaagcctcgcaaagtgacttcagagctgtagtggtccctaaaaattgggtttttgtaaatttcagaaaaatttcaagatttgcttctaaacttctaagccttgtaacatccccaaaaaataaaatatcattcccaaaatgctacaaacatgaagtagacatatggggaatgtaaagtcatcaaaatttttgggggtattactatgtattacagaagtagagaaactgaaactttgaaatttgcaaatttttcaaaatttttggtaaatctggtatttttttatgcaaaaaaaaattcttttttgacccaattttagcagtgtcatgaagtacaatatgtgatgataaaacaatctcagaacggcctgggtaagtcaaagcgttttaaagttatcagcactttaaagtgacactggtcagttttgcaaaaaaaggccaagaccttaaggtgaaatagggctgagtccttaaggggttaaaggggttgtttcacttcagcaaatagcatttatcatgtagagaaagttaatacaaggcacttactaatgtattgctattctccatattgcttcctttgctggctggattcatttttccatcatattatacacttctcgtttgcatggttacgaccaccctgcaatccagtagcagtggccgtgcttgcagtaTTAACTCTGTCTATATGATAAATTGTCAcctccagctctctgagaaggtctggcagacgttcttctgtacctcttgcatgatgttgtttgttttggtttcactttgtcatctcctttccttctcccagctgtcacctgtttacactaattgcctccctttatattccctcccatactgcctcactttgcgctttatactacttcctggattgaagttttcactgctggagtcttctgctgcttgttcagataagtcctttcatgtattgtgtttccttgctggcttgattctaggtgaccctgactccctccgtattaagtgcagggagggagccggtggtcgtgtcccctcactattatatggttttcaggtgtcacacagtctaggtacgagagcatgcaatcgtctacctctgagacccttgtatttgcttagcagtcagggtgagctcttagggttttataggggtcaccttaatgctccttagtttgggatcaagccagtcggatgtttatccataacttccagctatctgcaacatcattcatgacattataaaccgcctttaccgtcttaagcatggatccagtttcagccttgattgaccgcatgcagggtctttcactggaggtagcagatctccgtaaaactgtgtctcagtttcagatgaccggttctgcttgcgttcatggagtttgttccgagcctaagatctcgcttccggatacgttctctgggggtagtgagaattttgttcgctttagagaggcttgcaaactccattttcgcctacttccccattcctctggtgatgaggagcagagggtggggatcatcatctcgctgctcagggataacgcttagtcttgggccttttcgctgccggtgggggcacggcccctccgatcggtggattaattttttgtagccctggagcagatatatgatgacccggatcgtattgctctggctgaatctaaactgcgtcttttatgccagggtaaacagtccgcagagatatattgttctgaatttcggagatgggcagctgatactggttggaacgatactgcactccgaagtcaattttgccatggtctttcggagggattgaaagatgcatttgcttttcatgagagacctgcctccttggagtctgccatgtctctagctgttcgtattgacaggcgtcttagagagagaggagagaccactccttcctgtcatattcagtccaaggacagtggggcggtcttatTCAGTGCgctggggcctcagtctctctcaatcccctctgagcaggaggccatgcagctgggtttgcttgcctctgatagtagaggattcagctctcagaggagggtttgtttctgttgtgggggtataaatcatttggctaatgtttgcccctctaggagattcagggagttttctgagggtaataaagaaacaaaaagaaaaaaaacctctaaaaactttccatttgctactattggcaaggttaatgcggaaattgaaggtttgccgtttgctagtagttcccgttttgtcctacctgccagggtggcgctagatggcaagaacattgtttgtgagatttttgtagatagtggagcagctgtaaatctcattga
The sequence above is a segment of the Bufo bufo chromosome 4, aBufBuf1.1, whole genome shotgun sequence genome. Coding sequences within it:
- the LOC120999710 gene encoding oocyte zinc finger protein XlCOF6.1-like gives rise to the protein MEEWEYLEEHKDLYKDIMMENHQSLTSPDEDGMSDSNGHLHLSSCHEAEDNNTTQANSIAPNQPSVLHGGDLSTDTAGHKKPSPDQSLIGKQITGHNWEEIFSHGKHFEKKSNLSLHETNHRDQRAFSCLECGKSFTRKFILVEHQRIHTGEKPHLCPQCGKCFSRKSDFDRHQRTHTGKKPFSCLECGKCFIQKSDFDRHQRTHTGEKPFPCSECGKRFSQKSRLVEHLRVHTGEKPFSCSECGTCFTHKSALLHHQRTHKTEKTFLCSECGACFVNNTNHQISQCGACFSQTHTEEKPFSCSECDKCFSRKSSLVEHLRIHTGVKPFSCPECGKCFSQKLYLHRHQRVHTGVKPFSCSECGKCFIQKSDLDRHHRTHTGEKPYSCSECGKCFSQKLYLNRHQRTHTGEKPFYVLNVGSVFIRNEHLGAI